The following proteins are co-located in the Paralichthys olivaceus isolate ysfri-2021 chromosome 10, ASM2471397v2, whole genome shotgun sequence genome:
- the LOC109631205 gene encoding alpha-1,6-mannosylglycoprotein 6-beta-N-acetylglucosaminyltransferase A-like isoform X2 produces the protein MKILKCHLRRAKRVLLGIGIIWCLSCLYLILSSANKEGTEVLGNNKLKKHDKVWLEINRTKELQVVQMNMELQKEIVKMKDEMIKQLHSDKLHLQQQVEELRKLQVEKEKKKDDQTTEDGHCPLPPMDGYPLCKEKLKWMKEVWRTDPCYGSNGVNGSLCSFIIYLSEIESWCPVLPGRSVSSAPAEKSEADKPTTKAGQLNLSPPHLLAVVRNSVEGLYPSLKSRVQFRWIHQRIQSMDEIWVEAGRSLSAKYNLTERTAKHILVHPGALTDESSFRIAESAFSGGPLGELVQWSDLIATLHILGHHLHLSASIPDLKNFLGINTGGCHSRQSKITAELIYTDIIGLKQFQNVLQKSWIKYKCMIRVLDSFGTEPDFNHAVWAQKHNFTGPFVGLSLTPAQFYTMFPHTPDNTFLGFVVQHQMSSEITEQLRSTKRRNQALVYGKRGLFWQGKEAYLDIIHKYLKIHGTVESSFNIPSYVENHGIVKGTEVQTLLRQSKVFVGLSFPYEGPAPLEALANGCAFLNPRLHPPLSSLNSEFFKGKPNTREVTSQNPYVEAIGEPYVWTVDMFNQTEVEKALTAILNQSIEPYLPYEFTCEGMLQRLNILIEKQDFCSSTQRWPPLSVLQVVKAEPDISCKQACQGVGLICEPAFFPQLNSVKHLAEHGVDCQTSEVSDSNLVFPAYNSSKHCLFQSDPLFFSCVRSDQFLIRICPCRDYIKDQIALCKACL, from the exons ATGAAAATCCTGAAGTGCCACCTGCGGAGGGCCAAGCGTGTGCTGCTGGGCATTGGTATCATCTGGTGTCTGAGTTGCTTATATTTGATCCTG AGCAGTGCCAACAAGGAGGGCACCGAGGTGCTCGGTAACAACAAACTAAAGAAGCATGACAAAGTATGGTTGGAAATAAACCGGACTAAAG AACTGCAGGTGGTCCAAATGAACATGGagttacagaaagaaatagtCAAAATGAAGGATGAGATGATCAAGCAGCTGCATTCTGACAAACTGCATCTGCAGCAGCAAGTAGAGGAACTCAGGAAGCTACAGgtggagaaggaaaagaagaaagatgacCAAACAACTG AGGATGGACACTGCCCCCTGCCACCCATGGATGGATACCCACTCTGTAAGGAAAAATTGAAG TGGATGAAGGAGGTGTGGAGGACTGATCCCTGTTACGGCAGTAATGGCGTGAACGGGTCCCTGTGCTCTTTCATCATTTACCTCAGCGAG ATTGAATCGTGGTGCCCTGTGCTTCCAGGTCGATCTGTCTCTTCAGCCCCAGCAGAAAAGTCAGAG GCTGACAAACCCACAACAAAGGCAGGACAATTGAACTTGTCACCACCACACCTATTG GCTGTGGTACGGAACAGTGTGGAGGGTCTGTACCCATCTCTGAAAAGCAGAGTCCAGTTCCGATGGATTCACCAAAGAATTCAAAGTATGGATGAGATTTGGGTCGAGGCCGGACGCTCTCTCTCAGCCAAATACAACCTCACAGAGCGCACAGCAAAACAC ATTTTGGTACATCCTGGTGCACTGACAGACGAATCAAGCTTTAGAATAGCAGAAAGCGCCTTCAGTGGTGGCCCCCTTGGGGAACTAGTCCAGTGGAGTGACCTTATAGCCACACTTCACATCCTTGGTCACCATCTTCACCTTTCTGCCTCTATACCTGATCTCAAGAA TTTTCTCGGCATTAATACAGGTGGTTGCCACTCTCGTCAGTCAAAGATAACAGCAGAACTGATCTACACGGACATCATTGGCCTCAAACAGTTTCAGAATGTACTTCAGAAATCCTGGATCAAATACAA ATGTATGATTCGTGTGTTGGATAGTTTTGGCACTGAACCAGACTTCAATCATGCAGTTTGGGCCCAGAAGCACAACTTTACCGGCCCATTTGTTGGCTTGAGCCTGACACCAGCGCAGTTCTACACCATGTTCC CTCATACACCAGACAACACCTTCCTGGGCTTTGTGGTGCAGCACCAGATGAGCTCTGAAATCACTGAGCAGCTGCGGTCGACTAAGAGAAGAAACCAGGCTCTTGTGTATGGAAAGAGAGGCCTCTTCTGGCAG GGAAAAGAGGCTTATCTGGACATTATCCACAAGTACTTGAAGATCCACGGGACGGTCGAAAGCAGCTTTAATATCCCAAGCTATGTGGAAAACCACGGCATCGTCAAGGGGACTGAGGTGCAGACGCTGCTGAGACAGAGCAAG GTTTTTGTGGGGCTGTCTTTCCCATATGAAGGCCCCGCTCCTCTGGAAGCCTTAGCCAATGGCTGTGCCTTCCTTAACCCGAGGTTACACCCCCCGCTGAGCAGCTTGAACTCAGAGTTCTTCAAGGGAAAGCCCAACACCAGAGAG GTGACGTCGCAGAATCCTTATGTTGAAGCCATAGGAGAGCCATATGTATGGACGGTGGACATGTTCAATCAAACAGAAGTAGAGAAAGCACTCACTGCTATCCTCAATCAAAGT ATTGAGCCCTACCTTCCCTATGAGTTTACGTGTGAAGGAATGCTCCAGAGGCTCAACATCCTGATTGAAAAACAG GACTTCTGCTCCAGTACACAGAGGTGGCCCCCACTGAGCGTGCTCCAGGTTGTGAAGGCGGAGCCAGACATTTCTTGTAAACAGGCGTGTCAGGGGGTGGGGCTGATCTGTGAACCTGCATTCTTCCCACAGCTCAACAGTGTAAAACATCTTGCAGA acaTGGTGTAGATTGTCAAACATCAGAAGTTTCCGACAGTAACCTGGTGTTCCCTGCCTACAACAGTAGCAAACACTGTCTGTTCCAGTCTGATCCCCTGTTCTTCAGCTGTGTGAGATCTGACCAGTTCCTGATTCGCATCTGCCCCTGTAGAGACTACATTAAAGACCAGATAGCCTTGTGCAAGGCGTGTCTCTAA
- the LOC109631205 gene encoding alpha-1,6-mannosylglycoprotein 6-beta-N-acetylglucosaminyltransferase A-like isoform X3 has protein sequence MKILKCHLRRAKRVLLGIGIIWCLSCLYLILSSANKEGTEVLGNNKLKKHDKVWLEINRTKEELQVVQMNMELQKEIVKMKDEMIKQLHSDKLHLQQQVEELRKLQVEKEKKKDDQTTEDGHCPLPPMDGYPLCKEKLKWMKEVWRTDPCYGSNGVNGSLCSFIIYLSEIESWCPVLPGRSVSSAPAEKSEADKPTTKAVVRNSVEGLYPSLKSRVQFRWIHQRIQSMDEIWVEAGRSLSAKYNLTERTAKHILVHPGALTDESSFRIAESAFSGGPLGELVQWSDLIATLHILGHHLHLSASIPDLKNFLGINTGGCHSRQSKITAELIYTDIIGLKQFQNVLQKSWIKYKCMIRVLDSFGTEPDFNHAVWAQKHNFTGPFVGLSLTPAQFYTMFPHTPDNTFLGFVVQHQMSSEITEQLRSTKRRNQALVYGKRGLFWQGKEAYLDIIHKYLKIHGTVESSFNIPSYVENHGIVKGTEVQTLLRQSKVFVGLSFPYEGPAPLEALANGCAFLNPRLHPPLSSLNSEFFKGKPNTREVTSQNPYVEAIGEPYVWTVDMFNQTEVEKALTAILNQSIEPYLPYEFTCEGMLQRLNILIEKQDFCSSTQRWPPLSVLQVVKAEPDISCKQACQGVGLICEPAFFPQLNSVKHLAEHGVDCQTSEVSDSNLVFPAYNSSKHCLFQSDPLFFSCVRSDQFLIRICPCRDYIKDQIALCKACL, from the exons ATGAAAATCCTGAAGTGCCACCTGCGGAGGGCCAAGCGTGTGCTGCTGGGCATTGGTATCATCTGGTGTCTGAGTTGCTTATATTTGATCCTG AGCAGTGCCAACAAGGAGGGCACCGAGGTGCTCGGTAACAACAAACTAAAGAAGCATGACAAAGTATGGTTGGAAATAAACCGGACTAAAG AAGAACTGCAGGTGGTCCAAATGAACATGGagttacagaaagaaatagtCAAAATGAAGGATGAGATGATCAAGCAGCTGCATTCTGACAAACTGCATCTGCAGCAGCAAGTAGAGGAACTCAGGAAGCTACAGgtggagaaggaaaagaagaaagatgacCAAACAACTG AGGATGGACACTGCCCCCTGCCACCCATGGATGGATACCCACTCTGTAAGGAAAAATTGAAG TGGATGAAGGAGGTGTGGAGGACTGATCCCTGTTACGGCAGTAATGGCGTGAACGGGTCCCTGTGCTCTTTCATCATTTACCTCAGCGAG ATTGAATCGTGGTGCCCTGTGCTTCCAGGTCGATCTGTCTCTTCAGCCCCAGCAGAAAAGTCAGAG GCTGACAAACCCACAACAAAG GCTGTGGTACGGAACAGTGTGGAGGGTCTGTACCCATCTCTGAAAAGCAGAGTCCAGTTCCGATGGATTCACCAAAGAATTCAAAGTATGGATGAGATTTGGGTCGAGGCCGGACGCTCTCTCTCAGCCAAATACAACCTCACAGAGCGCACAGCAAAACAC ATTTTGGTACATCCTGGTGCACTGACAGACGAATCAAGCTTTAGAATAGCAGAAAGCGCCTTCAGTGGTGGCCCCCTTGGGGAACTAGTCCAGTGGAGTGACCTTATAGCCACACTTCACATCCTTGGTCACCATCTTCACCTTTCTGCCTCTATACCTGATCTCAAGAA TTTTCTCGGCATTAATACAGGTGGTTGCCACTCTCGTCAGTCAAAGATAACAGCAGAACTGATCTACACGGACATCATTGGCCTCAAACAGTTTCAGAATGTACTTCAGAAATCCTGGATCAAATACAA ATGTATGATTCGTGTGTTGGATAGTTTTGGCACTGAACCAGACTTCAATCATGCAGTTTGGGCCCAGAAGCACAACTTTACCGGCCCATTTGTTGGCTTGAGCCTGACACCAGCGCAGTTCTACACCATGTTCC CTCATACACCAGACAACACCTTCCTGGGCTTTGTGGTGCAGCACCAGATGAGCTCTGAAATCACTGAGCAGCTGCGGTCGACTAAGAGAAGAAACCAGGCTCTTGTGTATGGAAAGAGAGGCCTCTTCTGGCAG GGAAAAGAGGCTTATCTGGACATTATCCACAAGTACTTGAAGATCCACGGGACGGTCGAAAGCAGCTTTAATATCCCAAGCTATGTGGAAAACCACGGCATCGTCAAGGGGACTGAGGTGCAGACGCTGCTGAGACAGAGCAAG GTTTTTGTGGGGCTGTCTTTCCCATATGAAGGCCCCGCTCCTCTGGAAGCCTTAGCCAATGGCTGTGCCTTCCTTAACCCGAGGTTACACCCCCCGCTGAGCAGCTTGAACTCAGAGTTCTTCAAGGGAAAGCCCAACACCAGAGAG GTGACGTCGCAGAATCCTTATGTTGAAGCCATAGGAGAGCCATATGTATGGACGGTGGACATGTTCAATCAAACAGAAGTAGAGAAAGCACTCACTGCTATCCTCAATCAAAGT ATTGAGCCCTACCTTCCCTATGAGTTTACGTGTGAAGGAATGCTCCAGAGGCTCAACATCCTGATTGAAAAACAG GACTTCTGCTCCAGTACACAGAGGTGGCCCCCACTGAGCGTGCTCCAGGTTGTGAAGGCGGAGCCAGACATTTCTTGTAAACAGGCGTGTCAGGGGGTGGGGCTGATCTGTGAACCTGCATTCTTCCCACAGCTCAACAGTGTAAAACATCTTGCAGA acaTGGTGTAGATTGTCAAACATCAGAAGTTTCCGACAGTAACCTGGTGTTCCCTGCCTACAACAGTAGCAAACACTGTCTGTTCCAGTCTGATCCCCTGTTCTTCAGCTGTGTGAGATCTGACCAGTTCCTGATTCGCATCTGCCCCTGTAGAGACTACATTAAAGACCAGATAGCCTTGTGCAAGGCGTGTCTCTAA
- the LOC109631205 gene encoding alpha-1,6-mannosylglycoprotein 6-beta-N-acetylglucosaminyltransferase A-like isoform X1: protein MKILKCHLRRAKRVLLGIGIIWCLSCLYLILSSANKEGTEVLGNNKLKKHDKVWLEINRTKEELQVVQMNMELQKEIVKMKDEMIKQLHSDKLHLQQQVEELRKLQVEKEKKKDDQTTEDGHCPLPPMDGYPLCKEKLKWMKEVWRTDPCYGSNGVNGSLCSFIIYLSEIESWCPVLPGRSVSSAPAEKSEADKPTTKAGQLNLSPPHLLAVVRNSVEGLYPSLKSRVQFRWIHQRIQSMDEIWVEAGRSLSAKYNLTERTAKHILVHPGALTDESSFRIAESAFSGGPLGELVQWSDLIATLHILGHHLHLSASIPDLKNFLGINTGGCHSRQSKITAELIYTDIIGLKQFQNVLQKSWIKYKCMIRVLDSFGTEPDFNHAVWAQKHNFTGPFVGLSLTPAQFYTMFPHTPDNTFLGFVVQHQMSSEITEQLRSTKRRNQALVYGKRGLFWQGKEAYLDIIHKYLKIHGTVESSFNIPSYVENHGIVKGTEVQTLLRQSKVFVGLSFPYEGPAPLEALANGCAFLNPRLHPPLSSLNSEFFKGKPNTREVTSQNPYVEAIGEPYVWTVDMFNQTEVEKALTAILNQSIEPYLPYEFTCEGMLQRLNILIEKQDFCSSTQRWPPLSVLQVVKAEPDISCKQACQGVGLICEPAFFPQLNSVKHLAEHGVDCQTSEVSDSNLVFPAYNSSKHCLFQSDPLFFSCVRSDQFLIRICPCRDYIKDQIALCKACL, encoded by the exons ATGAAAATCCTGAAGTGCCACCTGCGGAGGGCCAAGCGTGTGCTGCTGGGCATTGGTATCATCTGGTGTCTGAGTTGCTTATATTTGATCCTG AGCAGTGCCAACAAGGAGGGCACCGAGGTGCTCGGTAACAACAAACTAAAGAAGCATGACAAAGTATGGTTGGAAATAAACCGGACTAAAG AAGAACTGCAGGTGGTCCAAATGAACATGGagttacagaaagaaatagtCAAAATGAAGGATGAGATGATCAAGCAGCTGCATTCTGACAAACTGCATCTGCAGCAGCAAGTAGAGGAACTCAGGAAGCTACAGgtggagaaggaaaagaagaaagatgacCAAACAACTG AGGATGGACACTGCCCCCTGCCACCCATGGATGGATACCCACTCTGTAAGGAAAAATTGAAG TGGATGAAGGAGGTGTGGAGGACTGATCCCTGTTACGGCAGTAATGGCGTGAACGGGTCCCTGTGCTCTTTCATCATTTACCTCAGCGAG ATTGAATCGTGGTGCCCTGTGCTTCCAGGTCGATCTGTCTCTTCAGCCCCAGCAGAAAAGTCAGAG GCTGACAAACCCACAACAAAGGCAGGACAATTGAACTTGTCACCACCACACCTATTG GCTGTGGTACGGAACAGTGTGGAGGGTCTGTACCCATCTCTGAAAAGCAGAGTCCAGTTCCGATGGATTCACCAAAGAATTCAAAGTATGGATGAGATTTGGGTCGAGGCCGGACGCTCTCTCTCAGCCAAATACAACCTCACAGAGCGCACAGCAAAACAC ATTTTGGTACATCCTGGTGCACTGACAGACGAATCAAGCTTTAGAATAGCAGAAAGCGCCTTCAGTGGTGGCCCCCTTGGGGAACTAGTCCAGTGGAGTGACCTTATAGCCACACTTCACATCCTTGGTCACCATCTTCACCTTTCTGCCTCTATACCTGATCTCAAGAA TTTTCTCGGCATTAATACAGGTGGTTGCCACTCTCGTCAGTCAAAGATAACAGCAGAACTGATCTACACGGACATCATTGGCCTCAAACAGTTTCAGAATGTACTTCAGAAATCCTGGATCAAATACAA ATGTATGATTCGTGTGTTGGATAGTTTTGGCACTGAACCAGACTTCAATCATGCAGTTTGGGCCCAGAAGCACAACTTTACCGGCCCATTTGTTGGCTTGAGCCTGACACCAGCGCAGTTCTACACCATGTTCC CTCATACACCAGACAACACCTTCCTGGGCTTTGTGGTGCAGCACCAGATGAGCTCTGAAATCACTGAGCAGCTGCGGTCGACTAAGAGAAGAAACCAGGCTCTTGTGTATGGAAAGAGAGGCCTCTTCTGGCAG GGAAAAGAGGCTTATCTGGACATTATCCACAAGTACTTGAAGATCCACGGGACGGTCGAAAGCAGCTTTAATATCCCAAGCTATGTGGAAAACCACGGCATCGTCAAGGGGACTGAGGTGCAGACGCTGCTGAGACAGAGCAAG GTTTTTGTGGGGCTGTCTTTCCCATATGAAGGCCCCGCTCCTCTGGAAGCCTTAGCCAATGGCTGTGCCTTCCTTAACCCGAGGTTACACCCCCCGCTGAGCAGCTTGAACTCAGAGTTCTTCAAGGGAAAGCCCAACACCAGAGAG GTGACGTCGCAGAATCCTTATGTTGAAGCCATAGGAGAGCCATATGTATGGACGGTGGACATGTTCAATCAAACAGAAGTAGAGAAAGCACTCACTGCTATCCTCAATCAAAGT ATTGAGCCCTACCTTCCCTATGAGTTTACGTGTGAAGGAATGCTCCAGAGGCTCAACATCCTGATTGAAAAACAG GACTTCTGCTCCAGTACACAGAGGTGGCCCCCACTGAGCGTGCTCCAGGTTGTGAAGGCGGAGCCAGACATTTCTTGTAAACAGGCGTGTCAGGGGGTGGGGCTGATCTGTGAACCTGCATTCTTCCCACAGCTCAACAGTGTAAAACATCTTGCAGA acaTGGTGTAGATTGTCAAACATCAGAAGTTTCCGACAGTAACCTGGTGTTCCCTGCCTACAACAGTAGCAAACACTGTCTGTTCCAGTCTGATCCCCTGTTCTTCAGCTGTGTGAGATCTGACCAGTTCCTGATTCGCATCTGCCCCTGTAGAGACTACATTAAAGACCAGATAGCCTTGTGCAAGGCGTGTCTCTAA
- the LOC109631205 gene encoding alpha-1,6-mannosylglycoprotein 6-beta-N-acetylglucosaminyltransferase A-like isoform X4 codes for MNMELQKEIVKMKDEMIKQLHSDKLHLQQQVEELRKLQVEKEKKKDDQTTEDGHCPLPPMDGYPLCKEKLKWMKEVWRTDPCYGSNGVNGSLCSFIIYLSEIESWCPVLPGRSVSSAPAEKSEADKPTTKAGQLNLSPPHLLAVVRNSVEGLYPSLKSRVQFRWIHQRIQSMDEIWVEAGRSLSAKYNLTERTAKHILVHPGALTDESSFRIAESAFSGGPLGELVQWSDLIATLHILGHHLHLSASIPDLKNFLGINTGGCHSRQSKITAELIYTDIIGLKQFQNVLQKSWIKYKCMIRVLDSFGTEPDFNHAVWAQKHNFTGPFVGLSLTPAQFYTMFPHTPDNTFLGFVVQHQMSSEITEQLRSTKRRNQALVYGKRGLFWQGKEAYLDIIHKYLKIHGTVESSFNIPSYVENHGIVKGTEVQTLLRQSKVFVGLSFPYEGPAPLEALANGCAFLNPRLHPPLSSLNSEFFKGKPNTREVTSQNPYVEAIGEPYVWTVDMFNQTEVEKALTAILNQSIEPYLPYEFTCEGMLQRLNILIEKQDFCSSTQRWPPLSVLQVVKAEPDISCKQACQGVGLICEPAFFPQLNSVKHLAEHGVDCQTSEVSDSNLVFPAYNSSKHCLFQSDPLFFSCVRSDQFLIRICPCRDYIKDQIALCKACL; via the exons ATGAACATGGagttacagaaagaaatagtCAAAATGAAGGATGAGATGATCAAGCAGCTGCATTCTGACAAACTGCATCTGCAGCAGCAAGTAGAGGAACTCAGGAAGCTACAGgtggagaaggaaaagaagaaagatgacCAAACAACTG AGGATGGACACTGCCCCCTGCCACCCATGGATGGATACCCACTCTGTAAGGAAAAATTGAAG TGGATGAAGGAGGTGTGGAGGACTGATCCCTGTTACGGCAGTAATGGCGTGAACGGGTCCCTGTGCTCTTTCATCATTTACCTCAGCGAG ATTGAATCGTGGTGCCCTGTGCTTCCAGGTCGATCTGTCTCTTCAGCCCCAGCAGAAAAGTCAGAG GCTGACAAACCCACAACAAAGGCAGGACAATTGAACTTGTCACCACCACACCTATTG GCTGTGGTACGGAACAGTGTGGAGGGTCTGTACCCATCTCTGAAAAGCAGAGTCCAGTTCCGATGGATTCACCAAAGAATTCAAAGTATGGATGAGATTTGGGTCGAGGCCGGACGCTCTCTCTCAGCCAAATACAACCTCACAGAGCGCACAGCAAAACAC ATTTTGGTACATCCTGGTGCACTGACAGACGAATCAAGCTTTAGAATAGCAGAAAGCGCCTTCAGTGGTGGCCCCCTTGGGGAACTAGTCCAGTGGAGTGACCTTATAGCCACACTTCACATCCTTGGTCACCATCTTCACCTTTCTGCCTCTATACCTGATCTCAAGAA TTTTCTCGGCATTAATACAGGTGGTTGCCACTCTCGTCAGTCAAAGATAACAGCAGAACTGATCTACACGGACATCATTGGCCTCAAACAGTTTCAGAATGTACTTCAGAAATCCTGGATCAAATACAA ATGTATGATTCGTGTGTTGGATAGTTTTGGCACTGAACCAGACTTCAATCATGCAGTTTGGGCCCAGAAGCACAACTTTACCGGCCCATTTGTTGGCTTGAGCCTGACACCAGCGCAGTTCTACACCATGTTCC CTCATACACCAGACAACACCTTCCTGGGCTTTGTGGTGCAGCACCAGATGAGCTCTGAAATCACTGAGCAGCTGCGGTCGACTAAGAGAAGAAACCAGGCTCTTGTGTATGGAAAGAGAGGCCTCTTCTGGCAG GGAAAAGAGGCTTATCTGGACATTATCCACAAGTACTTGAAGATCCACGGGACGGTCGAAAGCAGCTTTAATATCCCAAGCTATGTGGAAAACCACGGCATCGTCAAGGGGACTGAGGTGCAGACGCTGCTGAGACAGAGCAAG GTTTTTGTGGGGCTGTCTTTCCCATATGAAGGCCCCGCTCCTCTGGAAGCCTTAGCCAATGGCTGTGCCTTCCTTAACCCGAGGTTACACCCCCCGCTGAGCAGCTTGAACTCAGAGTTCTTCAAGGGAAAGCCCAACACCAGAGAG GTGACGTCGCAGAATCCTTATGTTGAAGCCATAGGAGAGCCATATGTATGGACGGTGGACATGTTCAATCAAACAGAAGTAGAGAAAGCACTCACTGCTATCCTCAATCAAAGT ATTGAGCCCTACCTTCCCTATGAGTTTACGTGTGAAGGAATGCTCCAGAGGCTCAACATCCTGATTGAAAAACAG GACTTCTGCTCCAGTACACAGAGGTGGCCCCCACTGAGCGTGCTCCAGGTTGTGAAGGCGGAGCCAGACATTTCTTGTAAACAGGCGTGTCAGGGGGTGGGGCTGATCTGTGAACCTGCATTCTTCCCACAGCTCAACAGTGTAAAACATCTTGCAGA acaTGGTGTAGATTGTCAAACATCAGAAGTTTCCGACAGTAACCTGGTGTTCCCTGCCTACAACAGTAGCAAACACTGTCTGTTCCAGTCTGATCCCCTGTTCTTCAGCTGTGTGAGATCTGACCAGTTCCTGATTCGCATCTGCCCCTGTAGAGACTACATTAAAGACCAGATAGCCTTGTGCAAGGCGTGTCTCTAA